A window from Salarias fasciatus chromosome 11, fSalaFa1.1, whole genome shotgun sequence encodes these proteins:
- the oscp1b gene encoding protein OSCP1 gives MSSRTLPLLFINLGGEMLYILDQRLRAQNIPADKAKKVMNDIITTMFHKKFLEELFKPQELYSKKTLRTVFDRLAHASIMRLNQASMDKLYDLMTMAFKYQVLLCPRPKDILLVSFNHMDAIKDFARESPSILAQVDETYQQLIEMYTPLSSGEFQLIRQTLLIFFQDMHIRVSIFLKDKVQNSNGRFVLPTSGPVPYGTQVPGLIRMFSCGGDEMSRLQFTNGGNYTSALREGCFDICGDRVTKLGTNMYSVSRPVETHMSGTSKSSAQHTKVNTAPNPLAKEELNLLARLMGGLEVQKPGNADSGFRVNLFATDEEEEEALISRPDELSYGVINIQATKDKQANAELAKIMGEFSEPGDQSPGTSSKGDDLLAMMDSL, from the exons ATGTCTTCAAGGACTTTGCCCCTGCTTTTTATTAATCTCGGCGGGGAAATGCTGTACATCCTGGACCAGAGGCTTCGGGCTCAGAATATACCTGCCGACAAAGCTAAGAAAg TTATGAATGACATCATCACTACTATGTTCCACAAAAAGTTCCTGGAGGAGCTTTTCAAGCCACAGGAGCTTTATTCCAAGAAGACCCTGAGGACCGTGTTCGACAGGTTGGCCCATGCATCTATAATGAGACTCAATCAAGCCAGCATGGACAAg CTCTACGACTTGATGACCATGGCTTTCAAATATCAGGTGCTTCTCTGTCCCCGACCTAAGGACATCCTCCTCGTGTCCTTCAACCACATGGACGCAATTAAAGACTTTGCAAGAGAGAGTCCCAGCATTCTCGCTCAGGTTGATGAGACTTACCAACAGCTCATAGAG ATGTATACACCTTTATCCAGTGGTGAATTCCAGCTGATTAGACAAACTCTTCTTATCTTCTTTCAAGACATGCACATAAGA GTTTCCATTTTTCTTAAAGATAAAGTGCAGAATTCAAACGGTCGTTTTGTACTGCCCACCAGTGGTCCAGTGCCTTATGGAACACAAGTCCCTGGCTTGATACG GATGTTTAGCTGTGGTGGGGACGAGATGAGCCGGCTGCAGTTCACCAATGGAGGGAATTACACTTCTGCGCTGCGAGAAGGCTGTTTTGACATCTGTGGAGACAGAGTCACCAAACTAGgaacaaacat gtACAGTGTGAGCCGCCCAGTGGAGACTCATATGTCTGGCACATCTAAAAGTTCTGCTCAGCACACAAAG GTCAACACGGCCCCCAACCCGCTGGCCAAAGAGGAACTGAACCTGCTGGCCAGGCTGATGGGGGGATTAGAAGTTCAGAAGCCGGGAAACGCAGACAGTGGCTTCAGGGTTAATCTGTTTGCtacagatgaggaagagga AGAGGCACTAATATCAAGGCCTGACGAGCTCTCCTATGGTGTCATCAACATCCAAGCAACAAAG GACAAGCAGGCCAATGCCGAGCTGGCTAAGATCATGGGCGAGTTCAGTGAGCCTGGGGATCAGTCTCCCGGCACCAGCAGCAAAGGTGACGACCTTCTGGCCATGATGGACAGCCTGTGA
- the LOC115396821 gene encoding cornifelin homolog gives MSNPVVTHQPGAGGYGTNVQTGEWSTGLCSCCSDLLVCAIGCICPLALSCYTANKYGENCCLGCLPGGLTAMRTHMRLTYGIEGTVCNDALMSCFCGLCELCRMAREIRIRSGEITL, from the exons ATGTCGAACCCAGTGGTCACACATCAACCTGGTGCCGGCGGCTATGGGACTAATGTCCAGACAGGGGAGTGGAGCACAGGCTTGTGCTCGTGTTGCAGTGACTTACTCGTCT GTGCCATCGGCTGCATTTGCCCACTGGCACTGAGCTGCTATACAGCAAACAAGTATGGGGAGAACTGCTGTTTGGGCTGTTTGCCAGGAGGCTTGACAGCCATGCGAACTCACATGAGACTGACCTACGGCATTGAG GGAACAGTATGTAATGATGCCCTGATGTCCTGCTTCTGTGGACTTTGTGAGCTGTGCAGGATGGCTCGAGAAATCCGCATCAGGAGTGGAGAGATAACGCTGTAA
- the LOC115397146 gene encoding granulocyte colony-stimulating factor receptor has translation MISSWVPVIVMLGIFVNGARSENVTRPCATLQTSSSVVPIGSPVTATCVISEDCPLAVGQAVHTEWRLGDRLVPSSPVANTSGRVSEAVIPSFNHSRAFLTCSIQGSPPQVVAGVEIRAGYPPEAPQNLSCQTNLTTPKRLTCSWDAGQRETHLLTKYTLHTQIRYSKKNYTYQMPPGVCSFSIPRLDFGLFSEMIIYVRAVNDLGEATSSPITLEPISAAKFDPPEIVKIEVPRKYGCLTLRWCLSRHQAWMSNQRMNIEVRLKTADSNEWSEAIPVNNIKPSRPVDQCRLLHWTRYFAQIRVRFQQSPWSEWSSSQSGVTLESAPTGHLDSWMKVSQDDVTKQLNIHLFWKASKQFRANSQSVSYMVSALKEGKGKVCSTRENNCTFQLPRRAKKVYLTAVNSVGKSSPTEVRILHHKDREAVSHLKAVPRDNSSFLVEWEGAVTPDLVDYVAEWRPLLETGLSHIRFDTAEKNRSSLVLTGSFEPDKPYGISVYPRFKDGIGLPQTVNAYLRQKAPSMVPEMKIKKTWKSQVELTWGEIPLAERNGIIQSYKIFYWNEKGPINIVNVDPAERKVVLQNLKPLSRYEVFMMVSTFGGSKNGTTTDFKTEPFDAVAIFMILTGIGVTLSLLVIFVFLKCLSKHKRLKRRLWPSVPDPANSSIKRWTSESTQDTYLGCDSEEPNLVYLSHLSFLDLPMKLSKEEDLWSNNAEDTSDLGESICGSPFIPGYSGSNSDSVPYATVIFSGPCSSPSPKKPHVYLRSESTQPLLEREESFSPKCYQNMVTDEVSREQCFFGPSHNCGPGEETGPDILWDDFPFLRALAMNDIQND, from the exons ATGATATCCTCATGGGTGCCTGTGATTGTCATGCTGGGGATCTTTGTGAATGGAGCAAGGAGTG AGAATGTCACACGGCCATGTGCGACGCTCCAGACGTCCAGCTCGGTGGTGCCCATTGGATCGCCTGTGACAGCCACCTGTGTTATTAGTGAGGATTGCCCTCTGGCCGTTGGACAAGCTGTCCATACAGAGTGGCGCCTTGGTGATCGCTTAGTTCCCAGCAGCCCCGTGGCCAATACGAGCGGCAGGGTGTCCGAGGCTGTCATACCAAGCTTCAATCACAGCAGGGCTTTTCTCACCTGCAGCATCCAGGGCTCTCCTCCTCAAGTGGTCGCCGGCGTTGAGATCCGAGCTGGAT aTCCACCAGAAGCGCCACAAAACCTCAGCTGTCAGACAAACCTCACCACTCCCAAGAGGTTGACCTGTAGCTGGGATGCTGGGCAACGGGAAACACACCTGCTCACAAAGTACACCCTTCACACGCAGATACG ttaTTCAAAGAAGAACTATACTTACCAAATGCCACCAGGAgtctgcagcttcagcatcCCTCGCTTGGACTTCGGCCTCTTCTCTGAAATGATCATATACGTCAGGGCTGTGAACGACCTTGGAGAGGCAACCTCATCCCCGATTACTCTGGAGCCTATCAGTGCAG CCAAGTTTGACCCACCTGAGATTGTGAAGATCGAAGTGCCTAGAAAGTACGGCTGCCTGACGCTGCGCTGGTGTTTGTCGCGGCACCAGGCCTGGATGAGCAATCAGCGTATGAACATTGAAGTCCGACTCAAAACCGCTGACAGCAACGAGTGGAGTGAAGCA ATCCCTGTAAATAATATCAAACCATCGAGACCTGTGGACCAATGTCGACTCCTTCACTGGACCCGGTATTTTGCTCAGATTAGAGTCAGATTCCAGCAGAGCCCCTGGAGTGAGTGGAGCAGCAGCCAGTCTGGAGTCACCTTGGAGAGCG CTCCCACTGGACACCTTGACTCATGGATGAAGGTATCGCAGGATGACGTGACCAAACAGCTTAACATCCACTTGTTTTGGAAG gCGTCAAAACAATTCCGTGCCAACAGCCAAAGTGTGTCATATATGGTCTCAGCACTGAAAGAGGGAAAGGGAAAGGTGTGCTCCACAAGAGAAAATAACTGCACATTTCAGCTTCCCAGGAGAGCAAAGAAAGTATATTTGACTGCAGTAAATTCAGTAGGAAAATCCTCCCCCACTGAAGTCCGGATTCTCCATCATAAAG ATCGTGAAGCAGTATCTCATCTCAAAGCTGTTCCTCGGGATAACAGTTCATTTCTGGTAGAGTGGGAAGGTGCAGTCACTCCTGACCTCGTGGACTACGTAGCTGAATGGAGACCTTTGCTGGAAACAGGCCTCTCACACATCCGGTTTGACACTGCTGAGAAAAACCGGTCTAGCCTGGTCTTAACAG GCAGCTTTGAGCCCGACAAGCCCTACGGGATCTCGGTATATCCTAGGTTTAAGGATGGGATAGGCCTTCCTCAGACTGTTAATGCCTACTTGAGACAAAAGG CTCCGTCGATGgttcctgaaatgaaaataaagaagacatgGAAGTCTCAAGTTGAGCTTACCTGGGGTGAAATCCCATTGGCCGAAAGGAATGGGATCATCCAGAGCTACAAAATCTTCTACTGGAATGAAAAAGGACCTATTAATA TTGTAAATGTGgatcctgctgagaggaaggtCGTCCTTCAGAACCTCAAACCACTGTCCCGGTATGAAGTGTTCATGATGGTTAGCACGTTTGGTGGGAGCAAGAATGGAACAACGACTGATTTTAAAACGGAGCCCTTTG ATGCAGTCgccattttcatgattttaacTGGAATAGGTGTTACCCTATCTTTGCTGGTCATTTTCGTCTTCCTGAAGTGTCTCTCTAAACACAAAAG GCTGAAGAGACGTTTGTGGCCAAGTGTCCCGGATCctgcaaacagcagcatcaaacGGTGGACATCGGAGTCAACGCAG gatACCTATCTTGGCTGTGACAGTGAGGAGCCCAACTTAGTCTACTTGTCCCACCTCAGCTTTCTGGATCTTCCAATGAAGCTGTCCAAAGAGGAGGACCTTTGGTCAAACAACGCCGAGGACACCAGTGACCTGGGAGAGTCTATCTGTGGTTCGCCCTTCATTCCTGGATACTCCGGCTCGAACAGCGACTCCGTCCCATACGCCACAGTCATCTTCTCCGGTCCGTGCAGCAGCCCGTCGCCCAAAAAGCCTCATGTGTACCTGCGCTCTGAATCCACACAGCCTCTGTTAGAGAGAGAGGAATCCTTCAGTCCAAAGTGTTACCAGAACATGGTGACAGACGAGGTGTCGAGGGAGCAGTGTTTTTTTGGACCAAGCCACAACTGCGGCCCTGGAGAAGAGACAGGCCCTGACATTCTCTGGGATGACTTTCCCTTTCTGCGAGCGCTAGCCATGAATGATATTCAAAACGACTGA
- the mrps15 gene encoding small ribosomal subunit protein uS15m, with protein sequence MFATVGLRTVLRSSCCLLRESSAPCSAVSVKPLLTGPSVSRVAGSFTIPPPVRHYARVAKKKKTGPESQLSDLPPTLLKLDYAAVPLAQTTDDVVKRLLSLELASHTEKLQLKKEQLIAKVQRDESDRSSVEVQVAALTARIRNLQEHLQKHHKDKANKRRMLMAIDKRKKLLKNLRLVRFDAFEKVCEELGITYTFPPEYYRRATRRWLAKKEFCIKVFKAVQKQKAEQKLKMASTGTQVAKSRAAETP encoded by the exons ATGTTCGCCACCGTCGGCCTGAGGACGGTTCTGAGGTCGTCGTGCTGTCTGCTGCGGGAAAGCTCCGCTCCGTGCTCGGCGGTGTCAGTCAAACCTCTGCTGACTGGACCGTCGGTGAGCCGCG TTGCAGGGAGTTTCACCATTCCACCACCAGTCAGGCATTATGCTCGAGttgcaaagaagaagaagacag GCCCTGAAAGCCAGCTCAGTGATCTTCCACCAACGTTGCTGAAATTGGATTATGCAGCTGTACCTCTTGCTCAAAC AACGGATGATGTTGTTAAGCGACTGCTTTCACTGGAGCTGGCGAGTCAT ACTGAAAAGCTTCAGCTGAAAAAGGAACAGCTGATTGCGAAAGTTCAGAGGGATGAGAGCGATCGCAGCTCAGTGGAGGTTCAAG TGGCTGCTCTGACTGCAAGAATTCGGAATCTTCAGGAGCATCTGCAAAAACATCACAAG GACAAGGCGAACAAGAGGCGGATGCTCATGGCCATCGACAAACggaaaaagcttttgaaaaaTCTCCGGCTGGTTCGATTTGATGCCTTCGAGAAAGTGTGTGAGGAGCTAGGCATCACCTACACCTTTCCCCCGGAGTACTACAGACGGGCCACCCGACGCTGGCTGGCCAAGAAGGAATTCTGTATCAAG GTCTTCAAAGCCGTGCAGAAGCAGAAAGCAGAGCAGAAGCTGAAAATGGCCTCCACTGGAACACAAGTGGCCAAGTCGAGAGCAGCTGAGACCCCATGA